From Lysinibacillus sp. SGAir0095, the proteins below share one genomic window:
- the fliH gene encoding flagellar assembly protein FliH — MTSLSRIIRSNFTAPQQQEQVKIQVRNLFKVDFDGEENPQESTLTMDQIYAERDQILSNAALEIESQKRELERFRQEQLEFLEQLKRMWEEEKLVLEQNAYDQGFQQGYEEGMKKAHVDMQESYSLANRVIEDSRLMAQSYIEEQEQVILELAIMASERIIGTSLDRDDEVFLSIVKRGVKEAREMKEVKIYVSPTYHQLISQHRSELVEMFPTDVPLLVFVDEELNQTDCYIETNHGRIVVSVDEQLSELRLKLNEILDSKE, encoded by the coding sequence ATGACGTCATTGTCTAGAATCATCCGCTCTAATTTTACAGCACCTCAACAACAAGAACAGGTAAAAATACAGGTTCGCAACTTGTTTAAAGTTGATTTTGATGGTGAAGAAAATCCACAGGAATCGACCTTAACAATGGACCAAATCTATGCTGAAAGAGACCAGATCTTGTCTAATGCGGCATTAGAGATTGAATCTCAAAAACGAGAGCTTGAACGGTTTCGTCAAGAACAATTAGAATTTCTGGAGCAGCTCAAAAGAATGTGGGAAGAAGAAAAACTTGTCTTAGAGCAAAATGCTTACGATCAAGGTTTTCAACAAGGCTATGAAGAAGGTATGAAAAAAGCCCATGTGGATATGCAGGAATCATACTCTCTTGCTAATAGAGTCATTGAGGATTCCCGTTTAATGGCACAAAGTTATATAGAGGAACAAGAACAGGTAATTTTGGAACTTGCCATAATGGCTTCTGAACGAATCATTGGTACATCTTTAGATAGAGATGATGAAGTTTTCTTATCCATCGTTAAAAGAGGTGTGAAAGAAGCAAGAGAAATGAAAGAAGTCAAAATCTATGTATCACCTACTTACCATCAACTAATATCACAGCATCGTAGTGAGCTGGTTGAAATGTTCCCAACAGATGTTCCATTACTTGTTTTTGTTGATGAAGAACTGAACCAAACTGATTGTTATATAGAAACAAACCATGGTCGAATCGTCGTCTCAGTTGACGAACAGTTAAGTGAACTGCGATTAAAGCTCAATGAAATTTTAGATAGTAAGGAATGA
- the fliI gene encoding flagellar protein export ATPase FliI — protein sequence MKAAQLINTIPTIETFKKFGKVNRVVGLMIESQGPESSIGDVCKIHVHSPKNGHQIILAEVVGFNNEFVVLMPYTSIREISIGCLVEGTGKPLEVKVGPELIGKVLDSMGNPFDGSALPKGLMTVQTEQEPPNPLKRPPIKDQLEVGVKAIDGMLTVGNGQRVGIFAGSGVGKSTLLGMIARNTKADINVIALIGERGREVLEFIERDLGEEGLKRSIVVAATGDQPALMRIKGAFTATAIAEYFRDRGMNVMLMMDSVTRVAMAQREIGLATGEPPAQKGYTPSVFAILPKLLERTGTNQHGSITAFYTVLVDGDDMNEPIADTVRGILDGHIVLDRTLANKGQYPAINVLKSVSRLMNHISLPEHVKAAERLRELYYTYAKSEDLINIGAYKRGTSKEIDEAIHYEPLITSFLKQGYKDKVSLEKTVEEIIALSNGGGR from the coding sequence ATGAAAGCGGCTCAATTAATAAATACAATTCCAACTATTGAAACGTTCAAGAAATTCGGTAAAGTTAACCGAGTTGTCGGTTTAATGATTGAGTCACAGGGTCCTGAAAGTTCGATAGGTGATGTATGTAAAATACATGTGCATTCACCGAAAAATGGCCATCAAATAATTTTAGCAGAAGTGGTAGGATTTAATAATGAATTTGTCGTTCTAATGCCTTATACTTCAATTCGGGAGATCTCGATTGGTTGTCTTGTTGAAGGTACAGGTAAGCCGCTCGAAGTGAAGGTAGGTCCTGAACTAATCGGAAAAGTGCTAGATTCAATGGGGAACCCCTTTGATGGATCAGCCTTACCTAAAGGATTAATGACTGTTCAAACAGAGCAGGAACCACCCAATCCATTGAAAAGGCCTCCTATAAAAGACCAATTAGAAGTAGGGGTTAAGGCCATTGATGGAATGCTGACGGTTGGCAATGGACAGCGTGTTGGTATTTTCGCGGGATCTGGTGTCGGTAAAAGTACATTGCTCGGGATGATTGCTCGTAATACAAAAGCGGACATAAATGTAATTGCTTTAATTGGGGAGCGTGGCCGTGAAGTACTGGAATTCATCGAAAGAGATTTGGGTGAAGAAGGATTGAAACGGTCGATTGTAGTAGCAGCGACCGGAGATCAGCCAGCTTTAATGCGTATAAAAGGGGCCTTCACGGCAACTGCCATTGCAGAGTATTTTAGAGATCGTGGAATGAATGTCATGTTGATGATGGATTCAGTAACTCGAGTAGCGATGGCACAGCGTGAAATCGGTCTTGCAACAGGTGAACCACCAGCTCAAAAAGGATATACTCCTTCTGTATTTGCTATATTACCTAAATTGCTAGAACGAACAGGTACAAATCAGCATGGTTCAATCACTGCTTTTTACACCGTTTTAGTTGATGGAGATGATATGAACGAGCCTATAGCTGATACTGTTCGTGGAATACTCGACGGACATATTGTATTGGACCGTACATTGGCAAACAAGGGGCAATATCCGGCGATCAACGTACTAAAAAGTGTCAGCCGTCTAATGAATCATATTTCTCTACCTGAACATGTTAAAGCTGCTGAAAGACTTCGAGAGCTTTATTATACGTATGCAAAGTCAGAGGATCTAATAAATATCGGTGCCTATAAACGAGGTACCTCAAAAGAAATTGATGAAGCTATTCACTATGAACCGCTTATAACAAGTTTTTTAAAACAAGGCTATAAAGATAAAGTATCACTTGAAAAAACAGTAGAAGAAATTATTGCATTATCAAATGGTGGGGGTAGGTAA
- the fliJ gene encoding flagellar export protein FliJ, whose amino-acid sequence MVQYTYRFEKILTIREQEKQQTEAAYKEAVRSFEEVATKLYDLLKKKEDLITYQNDRLAVGSSIYQIHHFATFIDSLERTIAEVQQKVVQARAKMNWHEQKLLEKNLEIRKFEKVREKDFATFKNEQDRAEMLRLDELSTLMYSKREFR is encoded by the coding sequence ATGGTTCAATATACATATCGTTTTGAAAAGATATTGACGATTCGAGAGCAGGAAAAACAACAAACTGAAGCAGCTTATAAAGAGGCAGTTCGATCCTTTGAAGAAGTAGCAACTAAACTATACGATTTATTAAAGAAAAAAGAAGATCTGATTACTTATCAAAATGATCGATTAGCAGTTGGATCGTCTATTTACCAAATCCACCACTTTGCAACCTTTATTGATAGTTTGGAACGTACAATTGCAGAAGTTCAACAAAAAGTGGTTCAGGCCCGTGCAAAAATGAATTGGCATGAACAGAAGCTTTTAGAAAAAAACTTAGAAATACGGAAGTTTGAAAAAGTGCGTGAAAAAGATTTTGCAACATTCAAGAATGAGCAAGATAGAGCAGAAATGCTTCGCTTAGATGAACTTTCAACTCTTATGTATTCTAAGAGAGAATTTAGGTGA
- a CDS encoding magnesium transporter MgtE N-terminal domain-containing protein, with protein MAKGKQKQINRDTQEENSPGLFQKLIFWFIIPLLFIVAILLVIATFTNFNVFEKAAELTNLKSTTEEATEGNLSEQYNEKIVGLEAEVKEKEAEIEKLQGELENAKAENQESLIVQEQLQYEIDKLQRDQTEAKKEFEDILNSFEQMSAKSAAPILVEMSDEEAVKILASMQPDILSAILAKMSPADAARYTELLSE; from the coding sequence ATGGCAAAAGGGAAACAGAAACAAATAAATAGAGATACTCAAGAAGAAAATTCACCAGGTCTGTTTCAAAAACTTATCTTTTGGTTCATCATCCCGTTGTTGTTCATAGTAGCAATTCTTCTAGTAATAGCTACCTTTACAAACTTTAATGTTTTTGAGAAGGCAGCGGAACTTACGAATCTTAAGAGCACTACAGAAGAAGCGACAGAAGGCAATCTATCGGAACAATATAATGAGAAAATCGTGGGCTTAGAAGCAGAAGTGAAAGAAAAAGAAGCTGAAATTGAAAAGCTGCAAGGTGAATTAGAGAATGCGAAAGCAGAAAATCAAGAAAGTCTTATAGTGCAGGAGCAACTCCAATATGAGATTGATAAACTGCAACGAGATCAAACTGAAGCCAAAAAAGAATTTGAAGATATCCTAAATTCATTTGAGCAAATGTCAGCTAAATCAGCTGCCCCCATTTTAGTTGAAATGAGCGATGAAGAGGCAGTAAAAATTTTAGCTAGCATGCAACCTGACATCTTATCGGCCATATTAGCTAAAATGAGTCCTGCAGACGCTGCTCGTTACACTGAACTTTTATCAGAATAA
- a CDS encoding flagellar hook-length control protein FliK — MNIGIMQLSNNAVSTKTIAKSQTSVASNPSTAKSNSFGNVFNKAIAATKNETSKTNEGQAEPLDLEKLEDILTAQSIEEVLDLLGIPQDEGLLMISDGANGQVVAMDELLNMDNLLSILGIDQAQLLDTIQQLTGVEVDRSKDLWQLVNDVLGKDSEVLQQLISALQGGHKVTPKQAEQLLQFLKLTQVSGKNTDLFSDQAATLEQLNTMLKSVAKEASSQITQKTEIPSSKAALQGFEQVVQKIVKTTESTEKTETTETTKTTQTIVAPATGTASATKTITIMLPTEKGAQSEALTKEIQNLLNRSQISNTPGTTKLLLKLYPENLGSIRIEIMQQDGVLSARLLTTTAIGKELLDSQLHQLKNAFANANIQMDRIDIAQSLQETDRNKDQNQFGQQFKQNSEQEEPEQDDHEDDSEKMSFSDYLINEEV, encoded by the coding sequence GTGAATATCGGTATCATGCAATTATCAAATAATGCTGTCAGCACAAAAACGATTGCTAAAAGTCAAACATCGGTGGCTTCAAATCCATCAACAGCAAAGTCAAATAGCTTTGGAAATGTATTTAATAAAGCCATTGCTGCTACAAAAAACGAAACTTCCAAAACAAATGAAGGACAGGCTGAACCTTTAGATCTAGAAAAGCTAGAGGATATACTAACAGCTCAATCTATTGAAGAAGTATTGGATTTATTGGGAATACCACAAGATGAAGGTCTTCTTATGATTTCTGATGGTGCAAATGGCCAAGTCGTAGCAATGGATGAGCTGCTGAATATGGACAATTTACTATCAATTTTAGGTATTGATCAGGCGCAACTGCTAGATACAATTCAACAGCTGACTGGGGTCGAAGTAGATCGCTCAAAGGATTTATGGCAACTAGTTAATGACGTTTTAGGAAAAGATTCAGAGGTTCTGCAGCAATTGATATCTGCTCTGCAAGGTGGACATAAAGTAACACCAAAACAAGCTGAACAACTACTTCAGTTTTTGAAGTTAACACAGGTATCAGGGAAAAATACAGATTTATTTAGTGATCAAGCTGCTACTCTAGAACAGTTAAATACTATGCTTAAAAGTGTAGCGAAGGAAGCTAGTTCGCAGATTACACAAAAAACTGAAATTCCATCTAGCAAAGCTGCTTTACAGGGCTTTGAACAAGTTGTTCAAAAAATAGTGAAAACAACTGAGTCTACAGAAAAAACTGAAACAACCGAAACAACAAAAACAACACAAACGATAGTGGCACCAGCAACTGGTACTGCAAGCGCAACAAAAACAATAACGATCATGCTTCCAACAGAAAAAGGAGCACAATCTGAAGCTCTGACAAAAGAGATTCAAAACTTACTAAATAGAAGTCAAATTTCTAACACGCCTGGAACAACGAAACTTCTATTAAAACTCTATCCAGAAAATTTAGGATCGATTCGTATTGAAATTATGCAGCAGGATGGCGTTTTATCTGCTCGATTGCTTACAACAACTGCAATCGGAAAAGAACTTCTGGATAGTCAATTACACCAGTTGAAAAATGCGTTTGCAAACGCGAATATTCAAATGGATCGTATTGACATTGCACAAAGTCTTCAGGAGACGGACCGAAACAAAGATCAAAATCAGTTTGGTCAGCAGTTTAAGCAAAATTCTGAGCAAGAAGAACCTGAACAGGATGACCACGAAGATGATTCTGAAAAAATGTCCTTTAGTGATTATCTTATAAACGAGGAGGTTTAG
- the flgD gene encoding flagellar hook assembly protein FlgD, which produces MATTGISNDYYLASTKAPKISKNGDNSTLGKDAFLNILITQLQNQDPTQPMDDKEFISQMAQFSSLEQMQNMTTAMQNLLISQNETQLMAYTSFIGQEVKWKEVTSELDEKGNYIVNEGTGVINELKFDDGVPIFVLTDGKEITAGNISSILKNTNATSPTENPLVTASQLIGQMVRYQLNGEELTAKIESVSTNGSLIEYILNNGTRLQKDQFELISE; this is translated from the coding sequence ATGGCAACGACAGGGATTTCAAATGATTACTATTTGGCATCGACAAAGGCACCAAAAATTAGTAAAAATGGTGATAACTCTACTCTTGGGAAAGATGCATTTCTTAACATCTTAATTACTCAATTACAAAACCAGGATCCGACTCAGCCAATGGACGATAAAGAATTTATCTCCCAAATGGCTCAATTCTCTTCTTTGGAACAGATGCAAAATATGACAACAGCGATGCAAAACTTGCTTATCTCGCAAAATGAAACTCAACTAATGGCTTATACATCATTCATCGGACAAGAAGTGAAATGGAAAGAAGTAACCTCAGAATTAGATGAAAAAGGGAATTATATTGTCAATGAAGGTACAGGTGTAATTAATGAATTGAAATTTGATGACGGTGTACCAATATTCGTTTTAACAGATGGAAAAGAAATTACAGCAGGAAATATTTCATCCATTCTAAAGAATACAAATGCTACTTCACCTACAGAGAATCCATTAGTTACAGCAAGTCAATTGATTGGACAAATGGTTCGATACCAATTAAACGGAGAAGAGCTGACTGCGAAAATCGAATCTGTCTCTACGAATGGTAGTTTAATTGAGTATATTTTAAACAATGGTACACGATTACAAAAGGATCAATTTGAACTAATAAGTGAATAG
- a CDS encoding TIGR02530 family flagellar biosynthesis protein, whose amino-acid sequence MNRISIQHLPLQPTVQTQKKPTNLVPANQSFLDHLQEVTKNSQKLKISKHANDRIVERKISISEQEWQQVSEKVFEARSKGVNQPLVLMDQAALIVSAKNETVITAMERSETKNQLFTNIDGTIVL is encoded by the coding sequence ATGAATCGTATTTCTATTCAGCACTTGCCCTTACAACCTACTGTGCAGACGCAAAAGAAACCGACAAACCTTGTGCCGGCCAATCAATCTTTTCTAGATCATTTACAAGAAGTTACAAAGAATAGCCAAAAGCTAAAAATTAGTAAACATGCAAATGATAGAATAGTAGAGCGAAAAATTTCAATTTCAGAACAAGAATGGCAACAGGTGTCGGAAAAAGTATTTGAAGCACGCTCTAAGGGTGTGAATCAACCACTAGTCTTGATGGATCAAGCAGCATTAATCGTAAGTGCTAAAAATGAAACGGTTATAACAGCGATGGAACGCTCAGAAACAAAGAATCAGTTATTTACAAATATCGACGGAACTATCGTCCTTTAA
- the flgG gene encoding flagellar basal body rod protein FlgG, producing the protein MLRSMYSGISGLKNFQTKLDVIGNNIANVNTYGFKKGRVVFKDLISQTTAGASDSTATRGGVNPKQVGLGSQIAAIDTIHGTGALQTTSRTLDLAISGDGFFMVGDNTGAAPASAQSEVGNVKYTRAGNFYMDAEGYLVDSEGRYLAGEKSRTGTAPNVQVATERIQVPTDAQSMSIGQDGTVSYVDAAGTLQPAGKLVLAKFPNTGGLEKVGSNYYQASSNSGNPLFGSATESGIGSVQSGFLEMSNVDLSEEFTDMIVTQRGFQANSRIITTSDEILQELVNLKR; encoded by the coding sequence ATGTTACGTTCAATGTATTCAGGTATTTCTGGTTTAAAAAACTTCCAAACTAAGCTTGATGTAATCGGGAACAATATTGCAAATGTTAATACATACGGATTCAAAAAAGGGCGTGTGGTATTTAAGGATTTAATTTCCCAAACTACAGCTGGTGCTTCTGATTCAACTGCTACTCGAGGAGGAGTTAACCCAAAACAAGTGGGATTAGGTTCACAGATTGCAGCAATTGATACAATCCATGGAACTGGAGCTCTTCAAACAACATCACGTACATTGGATTTAGCGATATCAGGTGATGGATTCTTTATGGTGGGTGATAACACTGGTGCAGCTCCGGCAAGTGCACAATCCGAAGTAGGAAACGTGAAATATACAAGAGCTGGTAACTTTTATATGGATGCTGAAGGCTACTTAGTTGATTCAGAAGGTAGATATTTAGCAGGGGAAAAATCTAGAACTGGTACTGCTCCAAATGTTCAGGTAGCTACAGAGAGAATACAGGTCCCAACTGATGCTCAATCTATGAGTATTGGTCAAGATGGGACTGTAAGTTATGTAGACGCAGCTGGAACATTACAACCAGCGGGTAAACTTGTGTTAGCTAAATTTCCTAATACAGGTGGTTTGGAAAAGGTTGGATCAAACTATTACCAAGCATCATCAAACTCAGGTAATCCACTATTTGGTTCAGCCACTGAATCAGGTATTGGTTCCGTTCAATCTGGTTTCCTAGAAATGTCTAACGTCGACCTTTCTGAAGAGTTTACAGATATGATTGTTACACAACGTGGTTTCCAAGCAAACTCTCGTATCATTACAACTTCTGATGAAATCTTGCAAGAGCTTGTTAACTTAAAACGATAA
- a CDS encoding flagellar FlbD family protein, with protein sequence MIELTRLNGKSFSLNALYIESVESFPDTTITLTTGRKFLVVESEEEVREKSVQFYKKIQVLSNPHLRGDDE encoded by the coding sequence ATGATCGAATTAACACGATTAAATGGAAAATCTTTTTCATTAAATGCACTATACATAGAATCAGTTGAGTCATTTCCGGACACAACAATTACATTAACAACTGGCAGAAAATTTTTAGTAGTTGAAAGTGAAGAAGAAGTACGCGAAAAGAGCGTACAATTTTATAAAAAGATTCAGGTATTATCCAACCCGCATCTACGAGGTGATGACGAATGA
- the fliL gene encoding flagellar basal body-associated protein FliL, whose amino-acid sequence MKKNKLLTVMLIILVTITLIGVVIFVLLTQFNKQTTPQEPTIDEIVESSVDVTEITTNLADNSIIMLSLKIQTDSKEAAAELTKRDFQTKNLVLTQLSEMTEEDLKGKDGKTTFESTLKSQLNELMQEGEIKQVYITSYIIQ is encoded by the coding sequence ATGAAAAAAAACAAATTATTAACAGTAATGCTCATCATTCTAGTGACTATTACATTAATTGGGGTTGTAATTTTTGTTCTATTAACACAATTTAATAAGCAAACAACACCACAAGAACCTACAATAGATGAGATTGTAGAATCTTCTGTTGACGTAACTGAGATTACAACGAATTTAGCTGATAATAGCATTATTATGCTTTCACTAAAAATACAAACAGATAGTAAAGAAGCTGCAGCAGAGTTAACAAAACGTGATTTCCAAACAAAAAATCTTGTTCTTACACAGCTCTCTGAAATGACAGAGGAAGATTTAAAAGGTAAGGATGGTAAAACTACTTTTGAATCTACGTTAAAATCACAACTAAATGAATTGATGCAAGAGGGAGAAATAAAACAAGTTTATATTACCTCCTACATCATTCAATAA
- the fliM gene encoding flagellar motor switch protein FliM: MAGDVLSQSEIDALLSAISTGEMSADEMKKEEETKKVKIYDFKRALRFSKDQIRSLTRIHENFARLLTTSFSAQLRTYVQITVASVDQIPFEEFVRSIPNMTLINVFEVPPLDGNILMEINPNIAYSMLDRLMGGSGSSYSNVANLTEIEQKIMTNLFERSFDNLREAWDTIAEIDPILVELEVNPQFLQMISPNETVIVISLNTIIGETTGMINICIPHVVLEPIIQNLSVQYWMQSNTKEASPEQALMLEKRVKQAELPLIAELGTTNISIEDFLYMNIGDVIQLDQQIEEPLVLKVGSIPKFTAQPGKRNKKMAIQIIAPLEGGDEDE, encoded by the coding sequence ATGGCAGGAGATGTATTATCCCAATCCGAAATTGATGCGCTACTTTCTGCAATATCAACCGGTGAAATGTCAGCGGATGAAATGAAAAAAGAAGAAGAGACGAAAAAAGTTAAAATATATGACTTTAAAAGAGCTCTTCGTTTTTCAAAAGATCAAATCCGAAGTTTGACCCGTATACACGAAAATTTTGCAAGGCTATTAACAACATCTTTCTCGGCTCAATTGAGAACGTATGTCCAAATTACAGTAGCTTCGGTCGATCAAATCCCTTTTGAAGAATTTGTTCGGTCAATTCCTAACATGACATTAATAAATGTATTTGAAGTACCGCCACTAGATGGTAATATCTTAATGGAGATCAATCCAAATATCGCGTACTCCATGCTAGATCGTTTAATGGGTGGAAGTGGTTCGAGCTATAGTAATGTGGCTAATTTAACCGAAATTGAGCAGAAAATAATGACGAATCTATTTGAGCGTTCCTTCGATAATTTACGGGAGGCTTGGGATACAATCGCTGAAATTGACCCAATCTTAGTAGAACTTGAAGTGAATCCGCAATTCTTGCAAATGATTTCACCAAATGAAACGGTAATCGTGATTTCGTTAAATACAATCATTGGCGAAACAACAGGAATGATTAATATCTGTATTCCGCATGTGGTGTTAGAGCCAATTATTCAAAATTTATCTGTTCAATATTGGATGCAGTCAAATACAAAAGAAGCCTCACCTGAACAAGCACTAATGCTAGAAAAACGTGTGAAACAAGCAGAATTGCCTTTAATTGCAGAGCTGGGTACAACGAATATTTCAATTGAAGATTTTCTTTATATGAATATTGGTGATGTCATTCAATTAGACCAGCAAATTGAGGAGCCGCTTGTTTTAAAAGTAGGGTCTATACCAAAATTCACTGCACAACCAGGAAAACGAAATAAAAAAATGGCAATCCAAATTATCGCACCATTAGAAGGAGGAGACGAAGATGAGTGA
- the fliY gene encoding flagellar motor switch phosphatase FliY, whose translation MSDGMLSQEEIEALLRGESLEDKMNDLTSESSTNNEPLRVEDYLDPMEQDALGEVGNISFGSSATALSTLLGQKVDITTPVVSILNRNFLEEEFPHPYVAVQVEYTTGLSGANLLVIKQEDAAIIADLMLGGDGLNPSIDLSEIQLSAVQEAMNQMMGSAATSMSTVFNKKVDISPPTIDLMNISQNEGTEQIPEDDLLVKVSFRLKIGSLIDSNLMQLFPLQFGKKLVKSLLGEEETSGPAAVQKPADNQQPVTPSQPVHQQPVQQQPIQQPVQQQPVYQQPPVYQQQAATTYQEPPTSYAMPTYQQPQQPVNVQQAQFASFENAPITQDEARNLNMLLDIPLQVTVELGRTKHSVKEILQLASGSIIELDKLAGEPVDILVNSRLIAKGEVVVIDENFGVRITDIMSQAERLNNLK comes from the coding sequence ATGAGTGATGGTATGCTCTCCCAAGAAGAAATTGAAGCGTTATTAAGGGGTGAATCGTTAGAAGATAAGATGAACGATTTAACATCTGAATCTTCTACAAATAACGAACCACTTCGTGTTGAAGATTATTTAGATCCTATGGAACAAGATGCTTTAGGTGAGGTAGGAAATATCTCATTCGGTAGTTCAGCAACTGCCCTTTCAACACTTTTAGGACAAAAAGTAGATATTACGACACCAGTAGTTTCGATTCTAAATAGAAACTTTTTAGAAGAAGAATTTCCACATCCGTATGTAGCTGTACAAGTGGAATATACTACTGGCTTATCAGGAGCAAACTTATTAGTTATTAAACAAGAGGATGCTGCAATTATTGCTGATTTAATGCTAGGTGGAGATGGCTTAAATCCAAGCATTGATTTAAGTGAAATCCAACTTAGTGCCGTTCAGGAAGCTATGAACCAGATGATGGGTTCAGCTGCAACTTCGATGTCAACAGTATTCAATAAAAAAGTTGATATTTCACCACCAACAATTGATTTAATGAATATCTCACAAAATGAAGGAACTGAACAAATTCCTGAAGATGACTTATTAGTAAAAGTTTCGTTTCGCCTTAAAATTGGATCATTAATTGATTCAAATCTTATGCAATTATTCCCGCTTCAATTTGGGAAAAAACTTGTTAAGTCATTGCTTGGAGAAGAAGAGACTTCCGGACCTGCTGCAGTACAGAAGCCTGCTGATAATCAACAACCTGTTACACCGTCTCAACCAGTACATCAACAACCAGTACAGCAACAGCCAATACAGCAGCCGGTACAACAACAGCCTGTTTATCAGCAGCCACCTGTGTACCAACAGCAAGCAGCTACTACTTACCAGGAACCACCAACAAGCTATGCGATGCCTACATATCAACAACCGCAGCAGCCTGTAAATGTTCAGCAAGCGCAATTTGCATCATTTGAGAATGCACCAATTACTCAGGATGAAGCACGTAATTTAAATATGCTCCTTGATATTCCTTTACAAGTAACGGTGGAACTAGGGCGTACGAAGCATTCGGTAAAAGAAATATTACAACTTGCATCTGGTTCCATTATCGAACTCGACAAGTTAGCCGGTGAACCAGTTGATATTTTAGTGAATAGCCGTTTAATTGCAAAAGGGGAAGTAGTCGTAATCGATGAAAACTTCGGTGTGCGTATTACGGACATTATGAGTCAAGCAGAACGATTAAACAATTTGAAATAG
- a CDS encoding response regulator, with amino-acid sequence MSKKILIVDDAAFMRMMIKDILTKNGYEVVGEAADGLQAVEKYNELNPDLVTMDITMPEMDGIAALKAIKSTHPNATVIMCSAMGQQAMVIDAIQAGAKDFIVKPFQADRVIEAIQKALG; translated from the coding sequence ATGTCTAAAAAGATTTTAATAGTAGACGATGCAGCATTCATGCGCATGATGATTAAGGATATTTTAACTAAAAATGGTTATGAAGTAGTTGGAGAAGCTGCTGATGGACTTCAAGCTGTTGAAAAATATAACGAGTTAAACCCAGATTTAGTAACTATGGATATTACAATGCCTGAAATGGATGGAATAGCTGCGCTTAAAGCAATTAAATCTACTCATCCAAATGCAACAGTAATTATGTGTTCTGCAATGGGACAACAAGCAATGGTAATTGATGCAATCCAAGCTGGAGCGAAAGACTTTATTGTAAAACCATTCCAAGCAGACCGTGTAATTGAAGCCATTCAAAAAGCATTAGGTTGA
- a CDS encoding flagellar biosynthetic protein FliO: MNSKVFAIARACFAIIIAITFLSPMNFAHAAQGSQSVTECWQNPDAEGCEDTDPTVEGENSTSADVGLGLWDYLKMLFSLVLVLALLIFVLKFLNKKSSSYQQNSVVRNIGGISVGAQKSVQLLHIGDKLYIVGVGEDVQLIKEIDNPEEVEQLLAIYNEKQSFADSTSPYILELLNKLKRNNSEEDKTEEKQSTQNFGEMFNKRLTELTKNRKSELDKWKEKERDK, encoded by the coding sequence ATGAACTCAAAAGTTTTTGCAATAGCAAGGGCTTGTTTTGCAATAATAATAGCAATCACTTTTCTGTCACCGATGAATTTTGCACATGCAGCACAGGGTAGTCAATCAGTTACTGAATGCTGGCAAAATCCTGATGCGGAAGGCTGTGAAGATACAGATCCAACTGTCGAAGGGGAGAATTCTACTTCGGCAGACGTGGGCTTAGGCTTGTGGGATTATTTGAAAATGCTATTTTCCCTTGTACTAGTACTTGCTCTTTTAATATTTGTTCTTAAATTTCTCAATAAAAAAAGTTCGAGCTATCAACAAAACAGTGTCGTTCGGAATATTGGCGGAATCTCTGTAGGAGCGCAAAAATCCGTACAATTGCTTCATATTGGCGATAAATTATATATTGTCGGTGTTGGAGAAGATGTGCAACTCATTAAAGAAATTGATAATCCTGAGGAAGTAGAACAGTTATTAGCAATCTATAATGAGAAACAGTCATTTGCAGATAGCACAAGTCCTTATATTTTAGAATTACTTAATAAGCTAAAACGAAATAATTCAGAAGAAGATAAAACAGAAGAAAAGCAGTCAACTCAAAACTTTGGTGAAATGTTCAATAAACGACTAACAGAACTTACAAAAAATCGTAAAAGTGAATTGGACAAATGGAAGGAAAAGGAGCGGGATAAGTAA